A window of Anaerolineales bacterium contains these coding sequences:
- a CDS encoding NBR1-Ig-like domain-containing protein yields MRKDLRCLLTVGLAGAAVSLACALPAGLVPQPAVGNTAGTAAAHTVESVMTEIAAAATGPIPLPPISTEGPSLTPPNPSAATTPVPTLSPTVAPTTIPCNRATLVSDVTVPDGSEFRPGADFTKTWRLRNNGSCTWTRDYDLLFDSGDRMSGAKSQPLLGEVRPGETVDISVDLEAPEGKGEYRGYWKLQSLGGQLFGIGDQGTKPFWVGIRVSLPDKVVYSLVENYCDADWSTASGDLPCPGEAGSPDGFVLRVEEAVMEGGRRENEPGLWTNPPAIEDGRIRGEFPAFKVEQGDAFRAVISCLDDSEQCSMKMKLEYRIGDGSVKTLDEWNEEYDDEFRSVDTDLSDLAGKKVKFILTVQTRGDFEDDTAFWLMPRIMR; encoded by the coding sequence ATGAGAAAGGACCTGCGCTGCCTGCTGACGGTAGGCCTGGCCGGCGCGGCCGTCAGTCTTGCCTGTGCTCTGCCGGCTGGCTTGGTGCCACAACCGGCAGTTGGCAACACGGCGGGGACCGCAGCCGCCCACACGGTCGAGTCGGTTATGACCGAAATCGCAGCCGCCGCGACCGGGCCGATCCCTTTGCCTCCCATTTCGACGGAAGGACCAAGCCTGACACCTCCCAATCCATCGGCCGCCACCACGCCGGTGCCGACGCTGTCGCCCACGGTGGCCCCGACGACGATCCCCTGCAATCGGGCAACCCTCGTCAGCGACGTCACCGTCCCCGACGGCTCGGAGTTCAGGCCGGGGGCCGATTTCACCAAGACCTGGCGCTTGAGGAACAATGGCTCGTGCACCTGGACGCGTGACTACGATCTGCTGTTTGACTCAGGAGATCGGATGTCGGGAGCCAAGAGTCAACCGCTGTTGGGGGAGGTCAGACCCGGCGAGACGGTCGACATCTCTGTGGACCTGGAAGCGCCCGAAGGCAAAGGGGAATACCGCGGATATTGGAAACTGCAGTCGCTCGGGGGACAGCTGTTTGGAATCGGAGACCAGGGGACGAAGCCCTTCTGGGTAGGCATCCGCGTCTCCCTGCCCGACAAAGTGGTCTACAGCCTGGTGGAGAACTACTGCGATGCGGATTGGTCCACTGCCTCAGGTGACCTGCCGTGCCCCGGCGAGGCCGGGTCGCCCGATGGCTTTGTCCTGCGAGTGGAGGAAGCCGTGATGGAGGGTGGGCGCAGAGAGAATGAACCCGGGCTATGGACGAATCCGCCGGCGATCGAAGACGGCCGCATCCGAGGGGAGTTCCCGGCCTTCAAGGTGGAACAGGGCGACGCCTTCCGGGCGGTCATCAGTTGTCTGGATGATTCTGAGCAGTGCAGTATGAAGATGAAGCTGGAGTATCGGATCGGCGACGGCTCGGTGAAGACGCTGGATGAGTGGAATGAGGAGTACGACGACGAGTTCCGCTCGGTCGATACCGACCTGTCGGATCTGGCAGGCAAGAAGGTCAAGTTCATCCTGACTGTGCAGACGCGGGGAGACTTCGAAGATGACACGGCCTTCTGGTTGATGCCGCGCATCATGCGCTGA